A window of Gloeocapsa sp. PCC 73106 contains these coding sequences:
- a CDS encoding CopG family antitoxin: MDASKLSSISKADTDEKIGEFWDTHDFTDFDTDAPDVEFEIAYTVPLEVDLFGEIEKQARLRGVKVETLVNLWLRQKLAEQKA; this comes from the coding sequence ATGGACGCAAGTAAACTCAGTAGCATTTCTAAAGCAGACACCGATGAAAAAATTGGTGAATTTTGGGATACCCATGATTTCACTGATTTTGACACCGATGCGCCTGATGTCGAGTTTGAGATAGCTTACACAGTCCCACTTGAAGTTGATCTGTTCGGTGAAATTGAAAAACAAGCTCGACTGCGTGGAGTGAAAGTCGAAACTTTAGTCAACCTTTGGTTACGGCAGAAGCTTGCTGAACAAAAGGCATAG
- a CDS encoding S8 family peptidase yields MKRLLLLILFLVGLGFAVVNYPGLANQGEFDSIVLDFREDLPKVDIRASIEAIAHDYNREVSLNSVYSTDDHIYVVEGDKTLLNNLRRSPVKKLTEYIEPNYIYRALEVPNDPEYSKQWNLRSINVEQAWDEAKGSGITVAVIDTGVSKAPDFQQTEFVEGYDFVNDRSGAGDDVGHGTHVAGTIAQSTNNNYGVAGIAYQAKIMPIKVLGATGGGTIADIAEGIRFAADHDADVINLSLGGGGASNLMEEAIDYAYSKGVVIVAAAGNSNQNASAYPARYPKVIGVAALDSGGDKAEYSNFGAGVDISAPGGGKESKIVQNTIDPKTGEFVFAGYQGTSMATPHVAGVAALVKELGVQEPAVVLSVLKQSARKIEQDPLNHYGAGQLDAANAVKLALRGQLSFRDFFRWIRDNGYLNPRFWIDGGAVALLPKIAMVLGSYLLAWLLRNYFPFGWSWSLSNGLILGSSGLFLFRGFYIFDLPQWPFRLLGSSLSELGNVVQGTTLLNPLFASVLIPFLLIGLLSSNQVGKWFAVGCSLGMASALGVMAIASPDLWLIGTGAIARGFLVVNALLCFGLGYLASQGEAQVL; encoded by the coding sequence ATGAAAAGATTACTACTGTTGATTTTGTTTTTAGTAGGTTTGGGTTTTGCGGTAGTCAATTACCCAGGTCTAGCCAATCAAGGCGAATTTGATTCTATTGTACTCGACTTTCGCGAAGACTTACCCAAGGTAGATATCAGAGCGAGTATTGAAGCGATCGCCCATGATTATAATCGAGAAGTCAGCCTCAACAGCGTTTATAGCACCGATGACCATATTTACGTAGTTGAAGGCGACAAAACCCTACTCAACAATTTGCGTCGCTCTCCCGTTAAAAAACTGACTGAATATATCGAACCTAACTATATCTATCGTGCTCTCGAAGTTCCCAACGACCCTGAATATTCGAAACAGTGGAACTTGCGTAGTATTAACGTGGAACAAGCGTGGGACGAAGCCAAGGGTTCTGGTATTACTGTCGCTGTGATTGATACAGGAGTTAGTAAAGCTCCCGACTTTCAACAAACCGAATTTGTCGAAGGCTACGATTTTGTCAACGATCGCTCCGGAGCAGGAGATGATGTGGGACATGGAACCCACGTAGCTGGAACCATCGCCCAATCCACTAACAATAACTACGGTGTGGCGGGTATCGCTTATCAAGCCAAAATCATGCCCATTAAAGTACTAGGCGCCACTGGTGGAGGTACTATCGCCGATATCGCCGAAGGAATTCGCTTCGCAGCTGATCATGACGCTGATGTAATTAATCTCAGTCTTGGAGGTGGAGGAGCCAGTAACCTCATGGAAGAAGCGATTGACTACGCCTATTCTAAGGGAGTAGTAATTGTTGCTGCAGCTGGTAACTCTAATCAAAATGCCTCAGCTTACCCCGCGCGCTATCCCAAAGTCATCGGTGTTGCAGCTTTAGACTCTGGAGGTGATAAAGCCGAATACTCTAACTTTGGTGCAGGAGTAGATATCTCCGCGCCAGGTGGTGGCAAAGAAAGTAAAATAGTGCAGAATACGATCGATCCCAAAACGGGGGAATTCGTCTTCGCCGGATATCAGGGTACAAGTATGGCAACGCCTCATGTAGCTGGAGTAGCCGCTTTAGTTAAAGAGTTGGGGGTACAAGAACCTGCAGTAGTACTCAGTGTCCTCAAACAATCAGCCCGCAAGATAGAACAAGATCCCCTCAATCACTATGGCGCGGGACAATTAGACGCAGCCAACGCGGTGAAATTAGCCTTGCGCGGACAGCTCAGTTTTCGAGACTTTTTCCGATGGATCAGAGATAATGGCTATCTCAATCCTCGTTTTTGGATCGATGGTGGTGCGGTGGCTTTGCTTCCTAAAATTGCCATGGTCTTGGGATCTTATCTGCTAGCTTGGTTATTACGCAACTATTTCCCTTTTGGTTGGAGTTGGTCTTTGAGTAATGGTCTAATCTTAGGTAGTTCGGGTCTATTTCTGTTCAGAGGATTCTATATCTTTGATTTACCTCAATGGCCATTTCGTCTGTTGGGTAGTTCTCTATCTGAGTTAGGTAATGTAGTTCAAGGCACTACTCTATTAAATCCCCTGTTCGCTAGTGTCTTGATTCCCTTTTTACTAATTGGTTTACTCTCGAGTAATCAGGTGGGCAAATGGTTCGCTGTGGGCTGTAGTTTGGGTATGGCGTCGGCTTTGGGCGTGATGGCGATCGCTTCTCCCGACTTATGGCTAATTGGTACGGGTGCGATCGCGCGTGGCTTTTTAGTAGTCAACGCCTTACTTTGTTTCGGACTGGGTTATCTAGCTAGTCAAGGAGAAGCACAAGTACTATGA
- the gloA gene encoding lactoylglutathione lyase produces MRILHTMLRVGNLEESLKFYCDVLGMNLIRQKDYPGGKFTLAFVGYGDEASEAVIELTYNWGVDTYDLGNAYGHIALGVDDIYATCAKIKSLGGKVIREPGPMQHGSTVIAFVEDPNGYKIELIQLEIQEADAKSEQEPVNASV; encoded by the coding sequence ATGCGTATTTTACACACAATGTTGAGAGTAGGTAACCTAGAAGAATCACTCAAATTTTACTGTGATGTTCTGGGGATGAACTTAATTCGCCAAAAAGACTATCCAGGAGGCAAATTTACTCTCGCTTTTGTCGGTTATGGCGATGAAGCTTCAGAAGCGGTGATTGAGTTAACTTATAATTGGGGAGTGGATACCTATGATTTAGGTAACGCTTATGGTCATATCGCCCTCGGTGTGGATGATATCTATGCTACTTGTGCTAAAATTAAATCCCTCGGTGGTAAAGTAATTAGAGAACCTGGACCAATGCAACACGGTTCTACTGTCATCGCTTTTGTTGAAGATCCCAACGGCTACAAAATTGAACTAATACAACTGGAAATACAGGAAGCTGATGCTAAATCTGAACAAGAACCCGTAAATGCTAGCGTCTAG
- a CDS encoding HAD family phosphatase, whose amino-acid sequence MSFKAVLFDFNGLIIQDELIGEQVLTEILLKENLLHDPQDYRRYCLGKSDRTGLKELLASKDRIISDANLTKLIKFKTEAYQQQLLNLEEIPIYPGLVDFLEEIQKRNLVMAIVTGALREEVKLVLAKTGINAYFQLIVAGDDLEASKPEPDSHLLALQRLKLFPQECLAIETTFSGIDAAKKAKIQVLGVANFYPVHMLQRRANWTVDRLSDLELDRLAEIFAKIDI is encoded by the coding sequence ATGAGTTTTAAAGCGGTTCTGTTTGATTTTAATGGTTTGATTATCCAGGATGAGTTGATTGGGGAACAGGTGTTAACAGAGATTCTCCTAAAAGAGAATTTACTCCATGATCCGCAAGATTATCGTCGGTATTGTTTGGGAAAGAGCGATCGCACTGGTTTGAAAGAACTTTTGGCGAGTAAGGATAGAATAATTTCTGATGCCAATTTGACTAAGTTAATTAAGTTCAAAACCGAAGCTTATCAACAACAGTTACTTAATCTGGAGGAAATACCCATTTATCCTGGTTTGGTCGATTTTCTCGAGGAAATCCAAAAACGTAATTTAGTCATGGCTATCGTAACGGGTGCTTTAAGAGAAGAAGTAAAGTTAGTTCTGGCAAAAACAGGAATTAATGCCTATTTTCAGTTAATTGTAGCTGGAGATGATCTCGAAGCTTCTAAACCTGAACCTGATAGCCATTTACTGGCTTTACAACGCTTAAAACTATTCCCTCAGGAATGTTTGGCTATAGAAACAACTTTTAGCGGTATAGATGCGGCTAAAAAGGCTAAAATCCAGGTATTGGGTGTTGCTAATTTCTATCCTGTACATATGTTGCAACGGCGCGCTAATTGGACTGTAGATCGGTTAAGTGACTTAGAATTAGACAGATTAGCCGAAATTTTTGCTAAAATAGATATTTAG
- a CDS encoding DUF445 domain-containing protein gives MESVNIWQLIIPPLAGAIIGYFTNDLAIKMLFRPYQAIYLGKRRLPFTPGLIPRNQERLAKRVSDTIMGSLLTPTELQNLAKRLLETERVQSAILWLLQSALTQVRNDKEQKTAKVLAEILRDLFSESLPRLLKALARREDFLETQINQIFDQVLLEFELSDLQAKQLADWLLDVVIPPETLRQALIEFLSDRNVQVIDDGFREKTSGTYWVVANLFGLRNALTRLRSFCLDEKEIANTRLQELLLSLEVRSRLRIWFKSLSLQNLPVVTVRQLRSTTRQTVQGYLQDRGSQFIQGLGQSIDWDQVAVIIINRLQASTAVTTSLEIISQELALILERYLEEDLEKIVAQVIPILSIDQVIIDRVKSTSSEDLELAVQGIVKHELQAIVNLGGILGLIIGLLQSLVLFFS, from the coding sequence TTGGAGTCAGTTAATATTTGGCAATTAATTATTCCTCCCCTAGCTGGGGCAATCATTGGCTATTTTACTAATGATTTGGCCATCAAGATGCTATTTCGCCCCTATCAGGCGATTTATCTGGGTAAGCGGCGATTACCCTTTACTCCTGGATTGATTCCTCGTAATCAGGAACGTTTGGCTAAGCGAGTCTCTGATACGATCATGGGATCTTTACTGACACCGACGGAGCTGCAAAATTTAGCTAAACGTTTGTTGGAAACAGAAAGAGTCCAAAGCGCGATCCTCTGGTTACTACAATCGGCACTAACTCAAGTTCGTAACGATAAAGAACAGAAAACCGCCAAGGTATTAGCAGAGATTTTACGAGATTTGTTTAGTGAGTCTTTACCACGCTTATTAAAGGCTTTAGCGCGACGAGAAGATTTTTTAGAAACTCAGATTAATCAAATCTTTGACCAGGTTTTATTAGAATTTGAGTTGAGTGATTTGCAGGCTAAACAATTAGCTGATTGGCTGTTAGATGTGGTTATTCCCCCAGAAACTTTAAGACAAGCTTTGATAGAATTTTTGAGCGATCGCAATGTCCAAGTTATTGACGATGGTTTTCGGGAAAAAACGAGTGGTACCTATTGGGTGGTAGCTAACCTCTTTGGTTTGCGCAACGCTTTGACTCGTCTACGTAGTTTCTGCTTGGATGAAAAAGAAATCGCTAATACCCGTCTTCAAGAGTTATTATTGTCTCTGGAAGTGCGCAGTCGTCTGAGAATCTGGTTTAAGAGTTTATCCCTGCAAAATCTTCCAGTTGTTACTGTGAGACAATTACGTAGCACTACCCGACAAACGGTACAGGGTTATCTTCAAGATCGAGGTTCTCAATTTATCCAAGGTTTGGGTCAATCTATCGATTGGGATCAAGTAGCGGTGATTATTATTAACCGTTTACAAGCATCCACTGCGGTTACTACTTCTTTGGAGATAATTAGTCAGGAGTTGGCGTTAATTCTGGAAAGGTATCTAGAAGAGGATCTAGAAAAAATAGTCGCTCAGGTTATCCCTATTTTATCGATAGATCAGGTAATTATCGATCGCGTTAAGTCTACTTCTTCTGAAGATTTAGAACTAGCAGTTCAAGGAATCGTTAAGCATGAATTACAGGCGATCGTCAATTTGGGGGGAATCTTGGGCTTGATTATTGGTTTATTACAAAGTTTAGTTTTATTTTTTAGTTAA